One stretch of Candidatus Sulfotelmatobacter sp. DNA includes these proteins:
- a CDS encoding MbcA/ParS/Xre antitoxin family protein: MAVQMIGDSEKAERWLRAPHRFLRNKTPLAMIETDAGVRAVEQSLYAIAYGGVG; this comes from the coding sequence TTGGCCGTCCAGATGATCGGCGATTCCGAGAAGGCCGAACGGTGGCTCCGAGCGCCGCACCGCTTTCTCCGGAACAAAACCCCGCTCGCGATGATCGAGACGGATGCCGGCGTGCGGGCCGTCGAGCAATCCCTGTACGCGATCGCCTACGGCGGGGTCGGGTAA
- a CDS encoding serine hydrolase domain-containing protein, with the protein MKDRGSAVGLVAVSAALRGLLCVALIGDSVNSANTALASPGRPLVGDIVRDDVERFAHGLPVQVALATPEDGSLDFAFNTRKDDRFAVGSVGKSITAAIALGLFSTSEIEGPIADIAPGIPGGATVRTRDLLLHSSGYQDVLSAAPQDLSECAFSVLLALPLAFAPGSEMRYSSTDYIVLAKLIEKKTGAEISTVFLSFFERAGMRNSALLQLPVTVPAAALFPAESGQVTIDVPDFIGTGGVLAPASDIVKFDEFFFSQRDLLQRLNSLTMVLPGSSTEVPGWFVARRGASDPEYWHDGAFPGYSAVNIAIPSRKTFIAITARGKINAYLAANTILDDLGI; encoded by the coding sequence ATGAAGGATCGCGGTTCTGCGGTTGGGCTCGTCGCGGTATCAGCAGCCCTTCGAGGCCTCCTCTGCGTTGCCTTAATCGGAGACTCTGTCAACTCCGCTAACACAGCGTTAGCGTCGCCAGGTCGGCCCCTTGTCGGCGATATCGTCCGAGACGATGTCGAGCGCTTCGCACACGGTCTACCCGTTCAGGTCGCTCTGGCAACGCCCGAGGACGGTAGCCTCGACTTCGCGTTCAACACGCGCAAAGACGACCGATTTGCAGTAGGCTCCGTTGGTAAGAGCATAACCGCGGCAATTGCACTTGGTTTATTTTCGACTTCGGAGATCGAAGGCCCAATTGCCGATATAGCGCCGGGAATCCCAGGAGGGGCAACCGTGCGCACACGCGACCTCCTACTGCACTCGTCTGGCTATCAAGACGTTCTTTCGGCCGCACCGCAAGACCTGAGTGAATGCGCGTTTTCCGTATTGTTGGCGTTGCCACTGGCGTTCGCGCCAGGTTCCGAAATGCGCTACTCAAGCACTGACTACATCGTTCTTGCGAAGCTGATCGAGAAAAAGACTGGCGCGGAAATCTCGACGGTGTTCCTTTCGTTCTTCGAGCGCGCGGGAATGAGAAATTCTGCGTTGCTCCAGCTACCCGTGACCGTACCCGCTGCGGCACTGTTCCCAGCAGAGTCCGGTCAGGTGACCATTGACGTACCGGATTTCATCGGTACGGGAGGCGTTTTGGCGCCCGCGAGCGACATCGTAAAATTCGACGAATTTTTCTTCAGTCAGCGCGACCTGCTGCAGCGTCTAAACAGCCTAACTATGGTCCTTCCCGGCAGCTCGACTGAGGTGCCTGGTTGGTTCGTAGCTCGTCGGGGAGCGTCCGACCCCGAATACTGGCACGACGGAGCCTTCCCGGGCTATAGTGCAGTAAATATAGCAATTCCCTCGCGCAAGACATTTATCGCGATAACGGCGCGGGGCAAGATTAACGCTTACCTGGCGGCGAACACGATACTGGATGATCTAGGGATCTAA
- a CDS encoding secretin N-terminal domain-containing protein, with protein MTDEHFSYALDQPPMGVATRVVIAHCRLAPGVGQAIKDVTKAITSLAFEQINDNLAIDVAAASGSQISVRRSGRYLVLSAAGPVLSGPPSVGNSSTRLDHGQRRVVIRLKYAGVGEIADALVPNAQLSSNDSLPTIPGGVSGGTVAGLGTPVQTAITPTSDRESLPAEHVSSQISVDQRLNALILTGTDDEIRDFEDTISQLDVPAPSVMIDAEIVELDEQGARDLGIDFSAGGNAGTATMAVHNLAAPSSSASFQAALYAEIQNGRGKILARPRIATQSSVPAFIQTGDAIPVFTAVTYPGATAVTQQQVQYVNVGVTLAIRPRVGPNGVVVVNIEATVSSVTGYVQSAPEVSERTITAIANVRDAHSFVLGGLVQESDISQVAHLPVLGYLPILGKLFSVEHSTHQRTNLYITITPHVIDPSALGDGS; from the coding sequence GTGACCGACGAGCACTTCTCCTACGCACTTGATCAGCCGCCGATGGGAGTAGCGACGCGGGTTGTGATTGCGCACTGCCGCCTCGCACCTGGCGTTGGCCAAGCGATCAAAGATGTGACCAAGGCGATCACGAGCCTTGCGTTCGAGCAGATCAATGACAACCTGGCCATCGATGTTGCGGCCGCCTCAGGCTCGCAAATTAGCGTGCGACGCTCGGGACGGTATCTCGTCCTATCGGCCGCTGGTCCAGTACTGAGCGGTCCGCCGTCCGTCGGCAACTCGAGCACGCGGCTCGATCATGGGCAGAGGCGTGTGGTCATACGTCTTAAGTACGCTGGAGTCGGAGAGATCGCGGACGCTCTCGTCCCAAACGCTCAGCTATCTTCCAACGACTCGCTCCCGACGATCCCCGGTGGCGTATCCGGGGGAACCGTTGCCGGGCTGGGTACGCCTGTGCAGACCGCCATCACGCCAACAAGCGATCGCGAAAGTTTGCCGGCAGAGCACGTGTCATCGCAAATATCAGTGGATCAACGGCTGAATGCTTTGATTCTGACGGGGACCGATGACGAGATTCGCGACTTTGAGGATACGATTTCGCAACTTGACGTTCCGGCTCCAAGTGTCATGATCGACGCTGAGATCGTCGAATTGGACGAGCAGGGTGCGCGAGATCTCGGCATCGACTTTTCGGCTGGCGGGAATGCCGGAACGGCGACGATGGCGGTGCATAACTTAGCAGCTCCAAGCTCCAGCGCGTCTTTCCAGGCCGCACTATATGCCGAAATACAGAACGGACGGGGAAAGATCTTGGCCCGCCCTCGCATAGCGACACAAAGCTCGGTTCCGGCCTTCATTCAGACGGGCGATGCTATTCCGGTCTTTACCGCTGTCACGTATCCTGGCGCGACTGCTGTAACCCAGCAGCAAGTGCAGTATGTCAATGTCGGAGTCACGCTCGCGATTCGGCCTCGCGTAGGACCGAACGGCGTAGTTGTCGTGAACATTGAGGCAACAGTATCGAGCGTCACGGGATACGTGCAAAGTGCTCCAGAAGTCAGCGAGCGCACAATTACGGCGATTGCGAATGTCAGGGACGCGCACAGCTTCGTACTCGGCGGGTTGGTCCAAGAAAGCGACATCTCGCAAGTCGCTCACCTGCCTGTTCTCGGCTATTTGCCGATCTTGGGCAAGCTCTTTTCCGTCGAGCACTCCACGCATCAGAGAACAAACCTCTACATTACGATCACCCCCCATGTCATCGACCCATCGGCGCTTGGCGACGGCTCATGA
- a CDS encoding helix-turn-helix domain-containing protein, with translation MESFGERLRRLRRAAGMTPSALAHAIGITEGAIRQMETGQTKSASFIVGLKIGTVLGVSAWYLATGEERADRNDDLETAGLRVLVDDLRRRVADIEALLNGLSQSGQRCP, from the coding sequence GTGGAATCGTTTGGTGAACGGCTACGACGACTGCGGCGGGCGGCGGGTATGACGCCGTCGGCGTTGGCGCATGCCATCGGAATCACCGAGGGCGCCATTCGGCAGATGGAGACTGGCCAGACGAAGAGCGCCAGTTTCATCGTCGGCTTGAAGATCGGAACCGTGCTCGGTGTGAGCGCGTGGTATCTCGCGACGGGAGAAGAGCGCGCCGATCGGAACGACGACCTCGAGACGGCGGGCCTTCGGGTTCTCGTCGACGATCTACGACGTCGCGTCGCGGATATCGAAGCCCTGCTGAATGGTTTAAGTCAATCTGGGCAGCGATGCCCCTAA
- a CDS encoding ComEC/Rec2 family competence protein produces MQRAPLLLPAVAFVALLAWRGTAPLVETQTPTARWSGTVVGDVRRSGEGASFPFALEGGLVVRASVSGEVAPGDRLTLRGRLSPFDEPRNPGEPSRRAIAVAEGLAGELVAGRVLARASPDPRDARNWAARLRAALSQRLRSLLPEPEATVLAGALWGERGTLPHALRDDFQATGTVHVLVTAGLHLGVVAGLVLLLLRLGGVPRVPAALGAIPCVVAYAWLSGAHLPSQRAAVMVSLALVARAWGARVVSWNALALAAIVVAALWPAAVRSVSFALSFSCVAAIVLFAAPVARALERTRLPERVREALALTIATQLGVWPLSAATFAVLAPYAVLANAVVVPATGLAMVCGIAALALAPAPALGGIAALAARWDLDAIVAVVHHVAALPGARITVAPPPAFAIVAYDGAALVAAGLLRRHVRAAMLVLGLASAGVLATTLRLPDGRLTITMLDVGQGDGIVIRTPRGHTILIDTGGRLERGPGEGGESPAELVGERIVLGYLRRAGIRRIDLLVLTHPHGDQVPFLKRFGRLLRRVLFQNFAVISEFYTYVPP; encoded by the coding sequence GTGCAACGCGCGCCCCTCCTTCTGCCGGCCGTCGCGTTCGTCGCGCTGTTGGCCTGGCGCGGCACGGCGCCGCTCGTCGAGACGCAAACGCCGACGGCGCGCTGGTCGGGCACGGTCGTCGGCGACGTCCGCCGCAGCGGCGAGGGCGCGAGCTTCCCGTTCGCGCTCGAGGGCGGGCTGGTCGTGCGCGCGAGCGTGAGCGGCGAGGTCGCGCCGGGCGACCGGCTGACGCTGCGCGGACGGCTGTCCCCGTTCGACGAGCCGCGCAATCCGGGCGAGCCGTCGCGCCGCGCAATCGCGGTCGCCGAAGGATTGGCCGGCGAGTTGGTGGCGGGCCGGGTTCTCGCGCGTGCGTCACCGGATCCGCGCGACGCGCGCAACTGGGCGGCGCGCCTGCGCGCGGCGCTCTCGCAACGCCTGCGGTCGCTGCTGCCCGAGCCGGAGGCGACCGTGCTGGCCGGCGCGCTGTGGGGTGAGCGCGGAACGCTGCCGCACGCACTGCGCGACGACTTTCAGGCGACCGGCACCGTCCACGTGCTGGTCACCGCCGGGCTGCACCTGGGCGTCGTCGCCGGACTCGTGCTGCTGCTGTTGCGGCTCGGCGGCGTGCCGCGCGTTCCGGCCGCGCTCGGCGCGATCCCGTGCGTCGTCGCCTACGCCTGGCTGAGCGGCGCGCACCTGCCCTCGCAGCGTGCGGCGGTGATGGTCTCGCTGGCGCTCGTCGCGCGCGCGTGGGGGGCACGCGTCGTGTCGTGGAACGCGCTGGCGCTGGCGGCGATCGTCGTCGCCGCGCTGTGGCCGGCGGCGGTGCGCAGCGTGTCGTTCGCGCTCTCGTTTTCGTGCGTGGCCGCGATCGTGCTGTTCGCCGCGCCGGTCGCGCGCGCGCTGGAGCGCACCCGGCTCCCCGAGCGGGTCCGCGAGGCGCTGGCGCTGACGATCGCGACGCAGCTCGGGGTGTGGCCGCTGAGCGCGGCGACGTTCGCGGTGCTGGCGCCGTACGCGGTCCTCGCCAACGCGGTGGTCGTGCCGGCGACCGGACTCGCGATGGTCTGTGGTATCGCGGCGCTCGCTCTCGCACCGGCCCCGGCGCTCGGCGGCATCGCGGCGCTCGCGGCGCGCTGGGACCTCGATGCCATCGTCGCCGTCGTGCACCACGTCGCCGCGCTGCCCGGCGCGCGCATCACGGTCGCGCCGCCGCCGGCGTTCGCGATCGTCGCCTACGACGGCGCGGCGCTGGTGGCCGCGGGGTTGCTCCGGCGGCACGTTCGCGCCGCGATGCTGGTGCTCGGCCTCGCGAGCGCCGGCGTGCTTGCGACGACGCTGCGCCTCCCCGACGGCCGGCTGACGATCACCATGCTCGACGTTGGTCAGGGCGATGGGATCGTCATCCGCACGCCGCGCGGGCACACGATCCTGATCGATACCGGCGGGCGCCTCGAACGCGGCCCGGGAGAGGGCGGCGAATCACCGGCGGAGCTCGTCGGCGAACGGATCGTCCTCGGTTACCTGCGCCGCGCTGGGATCCGGCGGATCGACCTGCTCGTGCTCACCCACCCACATGGCGATCAGGTCCCGTTTCTGAAACGATTCGGCCGGCTATTGCGGCGCGTTTTGTTCCAGAATTTCGCCGTAATATCCGAATTCTACACTTACGTTCCGCCGTGA
- a CDS encoding haloacid dehalogenase type II, protein MTETVTTPSTKPLIVFDVNETLLDLETMKPTFARIFRDDPAAMRLWFANLILYSEALTLSNTYVPFTDIGGAVMQMLADARGIAISAADKQELTRTFAAMPPHPDVPGALQKLREAGFRLFTLTDNLLEVQGHQLEAGGIIHNFERRFSVDQAVKRHKPAPEAYAYVEQQLGTKPSDMLLIAAHIWDTMGAQGAGWSAAFIARRDNATLAVGHQPNFVGKDLADVADQLIARYSAVTA, encoded by the coding sequence ATGACCGAGACGGTTACGACTCCCTCCACCAAACCGCTCATCGTCTTCGACGTCAACGAAACGCTGCTCGACCTCGAGACGATGAAGCCGACCTTCGCGCGCATTTTCCGCGACGATCCGGCCGCGATGCGCCTCTGGTTCGCGAACCTGATCCTGTATTCGGAAGCGCTGACGCTCTCCAACACCTACGTGCCGTTCACCGACATCGGCGGCGCCGTCATGCAGATGCTGGCCGACGCGCGCGGTATCGCGATCTCCGCGGCCGACAAGCAAGAACTGACCCGCACCTTCGCCGCGATGCCGCCGCATCCCGACGTCCCCGGCGCCCTGCAGAAGCTGCGTGAGGCCGGTTTCCGGCTGTTCACGCTGACCGACAACCTGCTCGAGGTGCAAGGTCATCAACTCGAGGCCGGCGGCATCATCCACAACTTCGAGCGCCGCTTCAGCGTCGACCAAGCAGTGAAGCGGCACAAACCAGCGCCCGAGGCCTACGCGTACGTCGAGCAGCAGCTCGGCACGAAGCCGTCGGACATGCTGCTGATCGCCGCGCACATTTGGGACACGATGGGCGCGCAGGGCGCGGGCTGGAGTGCGGCCTTCATCGCGCGGCGCGACAACGCCACGTTGGCGGTGGGCCACCAGCCCAACTTCGTCGGCAAGGACCTCGCCGACGTCGCCGACCAGCTCATCGCGCGCTACAGCGCGGTCACGGCCTAG
- a CDS encoding ABATE domain-containing protein — protein sequence MSIGSKAVTHEPALFVADAVGLDFLNSIATPVDVPVDWIADGAGFLNWLEQARLVPRDVLASMRARARPGELDRVAARARELREWFRTFVLRHAGAPLVADIAELAPLNELLARDQSHAVLVVHDDADAAAHFAIERRRRWTSPETLLLPIGEALAEVVASEDFADIKACEGPVCTLLFVDHTRGRARRWCSMAICGNRAKQAAHRRRRKAAKPR from the coding sequence TTGTCAATAGGCAGCAAGGCGGTTACCCACGAGCCCGCCCTGTTCGTCGCCGACGCGGTCGGCTTGGATTTCCTCAACTCGATCGCGACGCCGGTCGACGTGCCGGTCGACTGGATCGCCGACGGCGCGGGCTTCCTGAACTGGCTCGAGCAGGCGCGTTTGGTGCCGCGCGACGTGCTGGCGTCGATGCGCGCGCGGGCGCGGCCGGGCGAGCTGGACCGTGTCGCCGCGCGGGCGCGCGAGCTGCGCGAATGGTTTCGTACGTTCGTCCTTCGCCACGCCGGTGCGCCGCTGGTCGCCGACATCGCCGAGCTGGCCCCGCTGAACGAGTTGCTCGCGCGCGATCAGAGTCACGCGGTGCTCGTCGTCCACGACGACGCGGATGCGGCGGCGCATTTCGCGATCGAGCGCCGGCGGCGCTGGACCTCGCCCGAAACGCTGCTACTGCCGATCGGCGAAGCGTTGGCGGAGGTGGTCGCGTCGGAAGACTTCGCCGACATCAAGGCGTGCGAAGGTCCGGTCTGCACGCTGCTCTTCGTAGATCACACGCGCGGGCGCGCGCGGCGCTGGTGCAGCATGGCGATTTGCGGTAACCGTGCCAAGCAAGCCGCGCACCGGAGGCGTCGCAAAGCCGCGAAGCCGCGTTAA
- a CDS encoding ammonium transporter, translated as MTFLADANPYVAAPSFLNAGDNAWQLTAATFVGMQSIPGLAILYAGLVKKKWALNSAVMCFYAFSIVLVCWVLWGYNMGFGAPANLGPGILSQSVGIPHPAISPDGELSQATIPLAASGMPPLHFGGSAMIYFQFVFAAITPLLIAGSVLGRMNFKAWMIFVPVWSSIVYTVGAFMLWGGGWLAAMGAADYSGGYVIHLAAGVSGFVAAAMVGPRMLEDRKSFDPNNLIVALAGAGILWLGWNGFNGGDPYFANADAAAAVLNTNIATAVSLLVWLILDMFAIGKPSAVSMINGMIVGLVAITPCAGYVDGFGAIGTGLVAGLVVWFSLNKIGNWSLLKRVDDTFGVLHTHGVAGLMGGLCVGLFANPNMIEYLTTDKKGSPVSIQGALYGNPKQLWIQFLAALVIIVWNIIATAIILKLISFVVPLRASDGDVEGGDLAIHGIDPIPPTYAPAPNGSPPTPVGV; from the coding sequence TTGACGTTTCTCGCCGACGCCAATCCGTACGTTGCGGCGCCGAGCTTCCTGAACGCAGGCGACAACGCGTGGCAGCTGACTGCCGCGACGTTCGTCGGCATGCAGAGCATTCCGGGCCTCGCGATTCTCTACGCCGGGCTCGTCAAGAAGAAATGGGCGCTCAACTCGGCGGTCATGTGCTTCTATGCATTCTCGATCGTCTTGGTCTGCTGGGTTCTCTGGGGCTACAACATGGGCTTCGGGGCGCCCGCGAACCTCGGCCCGGGGATTCTCTCGCAGTCGGTCGGGATTCCGCATCCGGCGATCAGCCCCGATGGCGAGCTGAGTCAAGCGACGATTCCGCTCGCGGCGAGCGGGATGCCGCCGCTCCACTTCGGCGGTTCGGCGATGATCTATTTCCAGTTCGTGTTCGCCGCGATCACGCCGTTGCTCATCGCGGGCTCGGTGCTCGGCCGCATGAACTTCAAGGCCTGGATGATCTTCGTCCCGGTCTGGAGCAGCATCGTCTACACGGTCGGCGCGTTCATGCTCTGGGGTGGTGGTTGGCTGGCGGCGATGGGCGCCGCCGACTACTCCGGCGGGTACGTCATCCACTTGGCGGCCGGCGTCTCCGGATTCGTCGCCGCGGCGATGGTCGGACCGCGCATGCTGGAAGACCGCAAGAGTTTCGATCCCAACAACTTGATCGTCGCGCTGGCCGGCGCCGGGATCCTGTGGCTCGGCTGGAACGGCTTCAACGGCGGTGACCCGTACTTCGCCAACGCCGACGCGGCGGCGGCCGTGCTCAACACCAACATCGCGACGGCGGTCTCGTTGCTGGTGTGGCTGATCCTCGACATGTTCGCGATCGGCAAGCCGTCCGCGGTCTCGATGATCAACGGCATGATCGTCGGCTTGGTCGCGATCACGCCGTGCGCCGGTTACGTCGACGGGTTCGGCGCCATCGGCACCGGGCTGGTCGCCGGCCTGGTGGTCTGGTTCTCGCTCAACAAGATCGGCAATTGGTCGCTGCTCAAGCGCGTCGACGACACGTTCGGCGTCCTGCACACGCACGGCGTGGCGGGCTTGATGGGCGGCCTGTGCGTCGGACTGTTCGCGAACCCGAACATGATCGAGTACTTGACCACCGATAAGAAGGGCTCGCCGGTCTCGATCCAGGGCGCGCTCTACGGCAACCCCAAGCAGCTCTGGATTCAGTTCCTGGCGGCGCTGGTGATCATCGTCTGGAACATCATCGCGACGGCGATCATCCTCAAGCTGATCTCGTTCGTCGTGCCGCTGCGTGCCAGCGACGGCGACGTCGAGGGCGGCGACCTGGCGATCCACGGCATCGATCCGATTCCGCCGACGTACGCGCCGGCACCGAACGGATCGCCGCCGACCCCGGTCGGCGTCTAG
- a CDS encoding NAD-dependent epimerase/dehydratase family protein, with product MRIVVTGGAGFIGSHIVDAYHAAGHEVVVVDSLWSHGGGRREHIPEGVTFVHMDVRDDGITKLFKDVRPDVVSHHAAQHSVAIGSRDPKYDANVNVVGMLNVMEAAVKAGTRKVIFASSAATYGDVDKMPVDEKTPQRPISPYGITKMVTEHYLRFFKAQHGLDYTIFRYGNVYGPRQDPNGEAGVIAIFIGKFLQGQGVRIDWDGEQTRDYVYVGDVVNANLIALEEGSEETFVIGTGKKTSVNQIYKALVEVTGIEAPVTHAPRRAGDAREIYFNPKKAKNELGWQAKVALLDGMRATYAYFRDRGGAPA from the coding sequence ATGCGGATCGTCGTCACCGGCGGAGCCGGCTTCATCGGGTCGCACATCGTCGACGCCTACCACGCGGCCGGTCACGAAGTCGTCGTCGTCGACAGCTTGTGGTCGCACGGCGGGGGCCGGCGCGAGCACATCCCCGAGGGCGTGACCTTCGTCCACATGGACGTGCGCGACGACGGCATCACCAAGCTGTTCAAGGACGTGCGCCCCGACGTCGTCTCGCACCATGCCGCGCAGCACTCGGTGGCGATCGGCTCGCGCGACCCCAAGTACGACGCCAACGTCAACGTGGTCGGGATGCTCAACGTCATGGAGGCGGCCGTCAAGGCCGGCACCCGCAAGGTGATCTTCGCGTCCAGCGCGGCCACCTACGGCGACGTCGACAAGATGCCGGTCGACGAGAAGACGCCGCAGCGCCCCATCTCGCCCTACGGCATCACCAAGATGGTGACCGAGCACTACCTGCGCTTCTTCAAAGCGCAGCACGGACTCGACTACACGATCTTCCGCTACGGCAACGTCTACGGCCCGCGCCAGGATCCCAACGGCGAGGCCGGCGTGATCGCGATCTTCATCGGCAAGTTCTTGCAGGGCCAGGGCGTGCGCATCGACTGGGACGGCGAGCAGACGCGCGACTACGTCTACGTCGGCGACGTCGTCAATGCCAACCTCATCGCGCTCGAGGAAGGCTCCGAGGAGACCTTCGTCATCGGCACCGGCAAGAAGACCTCGGTCAACCAGATCTACAAGGCGCTGGTCGAGGTGACCGGGATCGAGGCGCCGGTCACCCACGCGCCGCGCCGGGCGGGCGACGCGCGCGAGATCTACTTCAACCCCAAGAAGGCCAAGAACGAGTTGGGCTGGCAGGCGAAGGTCGCGCTGCTCGACGGCATGCGCGCGACCTACGCCTACTTCCGCGATCGGGGCGGCGCGCCGGCCTAG
- a CDS encoding cupin domain-containing protein — translation MKHLRTAAVAAVAFGAGLFAAHLTPAARAAAAPLAPAVIDIGALTPADLPPPNPATPTLRSKTFVVADGATVQAQIGTVVKHFHANANEIQYVVSGGGTEWLGDRQVPLHPGLLLVIPMGTPHGGTTDPNLKLLAVKTPPQEPTDVHPIP, via the coding sequence ATGAAGCACCTGCGTACCGCCGCGGTCGCCGCCGTCGCCTTCGGCGCCGGCCTGTTCGCCGCGCATCTCACGCCCGCCGCGCGCGCGGCGGCAGCGCCGCTCGCGCCCGCGGTGATCGACATCGGCGCGCTCACACCGGCCGATCTGCCGCCGCCCAACCCGGCCACGCCGACGCTGCGCAGCAAGACGTTCGTCGTCGCCGACGGCGCGACGGTGCAAGCGCAGATCGGCACCGTCGTGAAGCACTTCCACGCCAATGCCAACGAGATCCAGTACGTCGTCTCCGGCGGCGGCACCGAATGGCTCGGCGACCGGCAAGTGCCGCTGCATCCCGGCCTGCTGCTGGTGATCCCGATGGGGACGCCGCACGGCGGCACGACGGATCCCAACCTCAAGCTGCTCGCGGTCAAGACGCCGCCGCAAGAGCCGACGGACGTCCACCCGATCCCCTAG